Within Gouania willdenowi chromosome 24, fGouWil2.1, whole genome shotgun sequence, the genomic segment aataaaggtgattgactcgagtcaccactgatttcagatGGGTTTTTTTAAGTCTGCtataaagaaagaaattaatttttaaaccttatggaaaattacaactttatttatctactatattgtgtCTTGCTGTTAGATTAAAGAAAACATTGAGTACTTTGAGTTCTGCCCAAATGTCCTCTTTTGTGGaagtcaaaatatggtcaccctatatATTCTCTCTCAAGTAGCTCCAGTCTGATTGCGTAGCTGGCTAGCTCGTTAGCATGAAGTGCACTTAGTTGTTGTATTGGTGAGGAATAACTGAGGTTATGCACGGCGGCTTCATGGCGTTTATTTTATGATTCATAAGTAGTGACCCTCAACCACGCGAGGAATTTTAGAAGTCTGAGAATCACCCCGTGTCTGATTAATGGGACTTTTATTAGTGATAATAAAGAAGTTGGGGATGATGAAGGCTATTGTTTCTTATATAGAGGATACCAGCGTGTCAGCTTTGTGACATTTATTAGTTGAAGGTTGCAGGAAGGATTCCCAAAAGCAGAATAAAGCTCACGCTTTTAGCACAGCTGTTTTTATTGAAAGGTTTATTGGTTGAATCTGTTTTGCTTCGTAGGTGAAAGAGggttaaaacatgtttaatcaCTTGCTGCTGAGGTTATGCATTTTATGTCCCATCCCGACGCCAGAATGGGAAGTAAGATAGTTAGCactgattttgtgtattatttcaaTAAAGATTAATCGCAGCAATACGCTGTCGTTGATATTGTTGTGACTTTGCCCTggcaatttgttttgtttttgtagtgcagcgcagtgtgaaaccagctaaaataaatgaaactactGTCGATCCATGTGATCAAAGAGTGGGAGCATTATTTTTTCTCATATCAGAGACttatcccccccaaaaaatggctccaaaaacacagaaaaatacaacaaaaacagacaatgtacaaaattacaacaaaaaatacacaaaaattgctCCATAAAGataagtgacaacaaaaacacacaaaaaaacatacaaattaagaaagaaatttacaaaatgtcaacaaagaatatgcaaaacgactccaaagacacaaaatgactcaaaacatcattaaaagatgaacaaataataagaaaatatacaaaatgacaacaaaaatacaccaaacaaccaaaatatgggaatacaataacacaaaatatgcaaaaaaatacactcattgacatttaaaaacatacaacaaaagacaaaaatatacaaaattatggcaaaaacatacaaaattagtcAAAGaatgcaaaaggacaacaaaaatacactaaatgacattaaaaaacatacaaaatatgagaaatatatacaaaattacagcaaaaacatacaaaatgactcaaaaaatgcaaaaaaacgataaaaatacactaaatgacattaaaaaaaacttacaaaataagacaaaaatatgcaaaaattacagcaacaatgcacaaaattactctgaaaatgtacaaaaccctttgttgtgtgtttcctgtgttaatactcagatttgttattattctaaatgctgacatgaatattaataatgttgatcattttgataatgtggctctcGGATCAGAAAATCCCATTTCTGTATCCCATCTCTGCCTCGTAATGAGACCATCAGCGTTATCCATTTTACCTCTGAGTCGTCCTATTGTTATGGCTCATCCGTGTGTCGAataaaaaagactaaaactaatcATATCATCTATACGACAGGAAATTACATAATTGAGGCACTTTCTTTAAGATGTAGGAAATGTTCAGCACCTCTCTGAGACCATGCATCATCACCTGTGTCTTATGTCCTGGTGTATATTCCAATACAACTTTCCCATGTGTGTGCCCTGGTGAGGTGCGTTTGTGACGCCTCGTCGACCTTTAGCTGTGTGTGGGAGCGACGGGGAGGAGGAATCCCATCAGCATCAGAGCTCATATCAGCCGTGGTTGTAAAATAGGCATCATCACTAGAGATTGTTCTGTGATATGGATGCTGTCATTAAATCTGGGACTGTGCCACTGCTTATGCACCTCAAAGCTGCTGTAGACACATCTGtattcctcacacacacacacacacatagtcaCACTCAGGTTTTGCAGTTTCTGCAGGACCCTGAATAGTCGTCATACTCAAGGTTTAGGAGGGGAAAAAAGTTCTGTGGAGAACACATATCTGCACCCAGATCTCCGATATTGGACAAGATTTTGTAAATATGCTCTTATCTTGTAAGTACATGGAGTGGAATCACCACATCTGTATTTAAACCAGTGACGTGTAGTCAGGGGAGGCACGTAAAATGCCAACAATTAAAAGATCATGTGTATCTGTCCACTTGACTGCTCTATACATTagttttatgtatgattttaacctttttacaGCCAAAATCACTAAATTTTCATTTATCAACCATTCGTACTTTCAGATCTGAACATAGAACAGCATGGATGGACTGGACCATGGACAAAAactcagccctggcattttgtgtccagaccagcgcactacattatcagacacagaaaaccttaaaagggggaactttgtaacctctttgtacatttcctttggccattttgcaacttcttttgtcctatttttgcttcatttttgcctcatttttgtctttttttttcagactttagcttctTTTTGCCCATAAATATCCCTTTATTCGATTGTGGATATCCTatggaacagttgtctgaatgaatgaaacctaaacatactatttagctactttttacttgtacttaagtacaacttcaatcaagtaacggtacttctacttgagtaggatatatcggtattctttacacctttggtttaatattaataatgtgtgtgtgtgtatgtgtgtgtgtgtttggatttaATCTAAAGAAATTATAATATAAGGAAATTGGTGGAAAAAAACCGAGGTGTGAAAGGGATCTATGGATtttaaagtagatttttttggTCAGaactaataaatatattaagAAATAAAGTGATTTTCCTCATGCAACTCAATAAATGAATGCAAAACTGAAGTTTACAGGTTGATGAGTCCTGTGGATGTCACCTGAGGTTAAATCCCTCCTGTTGGAGTCAGTATGGAGCTCTGAGAGGGAGAGGGAATAGCTGGGCTCTGTTAATGATTATTTGATGTGTGGCTGTTTAGGTTCCTGCTGGTGATTTGTATAAAACTGACAAAGCAGACCCCCGAATAACTCACAATGTGCTCAAGGGGGAAACCAACAGTCTGATACACCATTTTACAGTGTTTGATAAAGGTCTACTGACATCTAGTGGTGGGGAAAGTTCCAGCATGGAGAGAAACCACAGAGTAGAATCCatctataccagtggttctcaaccatttttggatcgtgaccccattttgatatcacaaatttctggtgaccctaaATATTTATGCTGTGTTACAAGTATAAAGTAAGAGTAGataggattagtgcacaaagtgacaagatgtgccaACTCAGACAGTTTTATTTgagctatatttatatttcacaaagtgaaatagTATAACTGTGTAAGATTGTGTgtcatattgtaattttaaaaagaatattacacaaaaacatttttacgaacgcataaacaaatgattataacacttttacacttttttttttttattttacttgtagttTACCAGGTTGATCAATAAGAAACAGTTATGGTTTAcagtaaaaattatttttaaaaattcaaaaaaaatgcatacaattactccaaaaatacacaaaattggttacattttatatatacaaactacaaaaataaagaaattaaatgtcaatgcattattgcaaaaaaaaaaaaaaaaaaaaacaattcaaccAGTTCTCatttactgtttaaaaacaaaaacaaaaccgaATTTACAAAAGTCCATCCACCTGCTTTGTCCCAATTTGCAAATGTGgggaaataaatgtaaaaatgcaaaaagctaaattacaaatatgaaaACACGTTTCAAATGCAGAAAACGTGTAGAAAAATGGTTTtcgaaaatgtttatttttaatatttatttgtcatttattgggTGCAAATTATTtagttgtatattttttttattattttccaattttttaaatatttgtacaaaccAAACGAAGACACAAAGTATCAGGTTTAAATgattaatataaaatacaaataatttatataattctttttttaatctacatTTTGTGGTTTGACGTCATGACGTCATGACGTTTCGTGCGTCAACGGGCGCGTCTCCTCCGTCTCATGCTGTGGGGAACCTGTGGAACCTTCAGTCACAGAGATGACCGAGTTGAAACGAGATATTTCACATTTATCCACCAACGTTCACCAAAAAGCATCACGAAACATGGAGGTTATTCCGGTCAGTAAACGCATCTTTAATTCCATCTTAAACCCCGTTTAGCAATGGTATTATTAAGCTAATGGTAGGATGCTATTGCTAACGTCACTGTGTCTTGTCTATTGTTTACATTGTGTCATGTCGGCCTCTCAGAGATGCTTGTCGCTACATTCCATGATGTTTATATCAAATATGATGACAATTTAACTAATATGTTGACACTTACTCGctcctattatttttttattttattttgttcacaAAATAAGATGatttattgtgaaatgtgtgtgatATGATGACTAACTTATAATTTCTTtgtgaaataatgtttttttttttttcaaatgattaaGAAGgaactattgtgttttctttttttacatttttgtatatatttgtagttgtcttgtgtttttagtgtagatttgtgtgtatttttttctccttttgcatagttttgttgtccttttgtgtagttttctgtacttttgtgtgttaactataattttattttcaatcgGTATGTTTTTTATGATATTTCTaatgtatatttgtagttgtgttgtgttttttgtgtaactgtacatttgtgttcttttttttgtgtttttttctatatttgtcagtatttttattttattttttgtaattttgtgtaggttttttagccattttgtgtatttttgctgtcagattattttctgttatttttgtgtatatatgttcttgtcttgtgtgtttgttgtgtaactatgttaatttttgttcttttgtgtggttttgaatTCCTtccgtgttttttttatgtactttttgtgcattttaatgtctttttgtgtgtttttagagtcattttgtgtgtgttttgtgccattatgtgtgtttgtgttgctgtgtattatatttatgttatattttgttgttgttttgtgttttttgtggtttttttttcatactttagtcagtattttttttgtcattaaatattttttgtgtgtatttgtccttgtcttgtgtgtttgttgtgtaattatgtttatttttgttgttctttttgtgtaattctgaaATCCTTCCgtatatttttatgtatgttttgtgtatttgaatgtacatttgtgtatttttggagtaatgtgtgatttttttttgtgtgctttgtgtATTGATGACTTTTTTGTAGATTATGTGCTTGTTCGTCATTTATCACTAACTCCTCTGTCTGTTATTTGTAGGAATTTCAGTGTGTGGAGCTCGAAGAAATTGAGCAAAGAGTTGAAGAGCAGAAGCGGAGAGAGAAAGTCCCTCGTAGGATCATCCATTTCTCCAGCGGTGAGACCATGGAGGAGTACAGCACCGacgaagaggaggatgaggagaaggAGCTTGAGAGGAAGGACCTGCTGTCCACCCATATGGATGGGGTGAGGGTGAGGAATGATGACGAACGGATGGGAAGCAGGGGGTTAaattgaatgtgtgtgtgtggctataAGGGAAAATGGCAaattctgtgtttgtgttgcagTCCAAGATGACGTGGGGTCCGTACGTGTGGTTCCACATGTGGAGAGCAGCCACATCAACGATCTCAggttggtgtaaaaaaaaaaaaaaactaaagaagaaTCACATCTCAATGAGTGTGTGACTGAAGTGGGGCCTTCGATTTTCTGTGATCACGGGAAAAAAACTGGAATTTTACGTtctgaattcatgttttttatcatgactttatttaaaattgggTCCTAACAGGACaaagaaatgcctcacatgacgcacatacacatttacatgctatttttaatcagaaaaaaagtgattaaatgtctagaaagtgggaaaaatggacaaaatatgTCAAAGTCGGCCCATAATTGCTACATGTAACGGATCAACTAGTGATggtgttatcctgtgattgaaaatgaatgcagcgcttcatctgaagtgtgtttttaatgtgtcgtGATGAACAAGCGCTTCAGAATATTATGACCATATCACATTTCAGTGGGATTTTTCCCGTTAAACGGGGCAGTGTGGCTGATGACGCTCTAGAAACGTAACTATCGTGTTTTCGTCAATTCTCTGaagcatatgaaattaaattaataaccTTAGTTGATTGTATTAACCCTATTTAGAATGTTTGGtgtgatttcaggaagtttaatagccagtaaagtcatttaaacagcgaaagatgaggaaaaacaaaagtgtaAAGTGATGCGGAAATGGatatatagggccctataaaatacatttaatttttttaattccatttttttttagaaatatttgtatattttttttagaaaatattagtttgtaactcctgtgaggaaacaaaatgaataattaaacaataaataaacatcattCACAATCTGTCAATGTCCACGTCCAACAGtggattttgttttcatttgtcgATTTTTTGATTTCATACGAGATTTCATTAACTTGGAAATGACAGGGTTGTTGATATACCCTGAAACAGAATTTGTGAAATGTTTAAACAGAAAATTAGAGGCCTTCCAAAATAAAACCTGTAGTTTCtaatcagtttttattatttccttgtcAGCCTGTGATTACATCGGGGAGAGGATGGCGTCCCTGTTTGGCTTAACATCTGCCAAATATCAATATGCAATTGACGAGTATTACAGAATAAAGAAAGAGgtaggtttgtttgtttttttacagtctGTGTATGACATCATTGGGCTGATGGGATTAAAATGTTTGTCCTATTTTTAATTTGGATATATATTGTTTTCCTATAtttttgtgggtgtttttgtgtaattttgctgtgttatttgttgttttcttgtgtgtttttggtgtcattttgttgacttttatGTCAATTTGTATATGTTTATGGTATTTTTAATGCGTATTTGTAgttgttctccttttgtgtttttattgtaattttatgtatttttgttctccttttgtgttttgctttacttttattggtattgtttgttttattttgtgtaattttgttgtttttgt encodes:
- the LOC114457788 gene encoding protein FAM177A1-like isoform X1, with product MTELKRDISHLSTNVHQKASRNMEVIPEFQCVELEEIEQRVEEQKRREKVPRRIIHFSSGETMEEYSTDEEEDEEKELERKDLLSTHMDGVRSKMTWGPYVWFHMWRAATSTISACDYIGERMASLFGLTSAKYQYAIDEYYRIKKEREEEEEDNRLSEEAERSFIQHSDQEDEPIMKDTSDLATKATARVEVTYEVENEHQTSSRTIRVPAIVMAT
- the LOC114457788 gene encoding protein FAM177A1-like isoform X2; the encoded protein is MTELKRDISHLSTNVHQKASRNMEVIPEFQCVELEEIEQRVEEQKRREKVPRRIIHFSSGETMEEYSTDEEEDEEKELERKDLLSTHMDGSKMTWGPYVWFHMWRAATSTISACDYIGERMASLFGLTSAKYQYAIDEYYRIKKEREEEEEDNRLSEEAERSFIQHSDQEDEPIMKDTSDLATKATARVEVTYEVENEHQTSSRTIRVPAIVMAT